A window of the Cystobacter fuscus genome harbors these coding sequences:
- a CDS encoding EVE domain-containing protein translates to MAKPQYWLIKSEPSVYAYAQLEREGRTEWSGVRNFEARNNLRAMKPGDLCLYYHSNEDKAVVGVARVLTSPTEDPTAPGEDWASVQMGPLLALQKPVTLATVKATPALGDFPLITRSRLSVAPVTAEHFQHVLELGGTKLPKKLPKAS, encoded by the coding sequence ATGGCGAAACCCCAGTACTGGCTGATCAAGAGTGAGCCATCCGTCTACGCCTACGCCCAACTGGAGCGCGAGGGACGGACGGAGTGGTCGGGAGTGCGCAACTTCGAGGCCCGCAACAACCTCCGGGCGATGAAGCCCGGGGATTTGTGTCTCTACTACCACTCCAACGAGGACAAGGCCGTGGTGGGCGTGGCCCGGGTGCTCACCTCCCCCACCGAGGACCCCACGGCGCCCGGGGAGGACTGGGCCTCGGTGCAGATGGGCCCCCTGCTGGCGCTCCAGAAGCCGGTGACGCTCGCCACCGTCAAGGCCACCCCGGCGCTCGGAGACTTTCCGCTCATCACCCGGAGCCGGCTGAGCGTGGCCCCCGTCACCGCGGAGCACTTCCAGCACGTGCTGGAGCTGGGCGGCACGAAGCTGCCGAAGAAGCTGCCCAAGGCGTCCTGA
- a CDS encoding amidase: MAIQGYDTFDATDLAGLVRTKQVHPSELVEEVITRIESINPRLNAVVHTMYEKARKAAAGPLPEGPFAGVPFLVKDLDGYLKDEPFTAGCRALVGFVPDHDAELIARYRRAGLNFVAKTSTPELGILGVTESALRGPTRSPWNPEHTPGGSSGGSAVCVAARVVPMAHGGDGGGSIRIPASACGLFGLKPTRARNPVGPDSGEGWNGFVQQHVLTRSVRDSAAMLDVTQGTESGAPYVAPPVARPFLQEVGVPPGRLRIAFSPRSLLGRDVHPDCVAAVQDAVKLCQELGHELVEDAPVFPRDELVRSYFIVVSASVAYFLKVIGEYRRRPLEPGDVEPATWALGQLGNILTAAEFQAAREAIHAAGRITAAFHSRYDVFLDATLAYPPSRVGELALKPLELAALTALRKLPLKPLFTKLIDELGANALERTPNTQLFNMTGQPAMSVPLYWNPAGLPIGVQFAARFGDEATLIRLASQLEQARPWKDRQPLVKSRG; encoded by the coding sequence ATGGCCATCCAGGGATACGACACATTCGACGCCACGGACCTCGCCGGGCTGGTCCGTACCAAGCAGGTCCACCCCTCCGAGCTGGTGGAGGAGGTCATCACCCGAATCGAGTCCATCAACCCGCGCCTCAACGCCGTGGTCCACACGATGTACGAGAAGGCGCGCAAGGCCGCCGCGGGGCCGCTGCCGGAGGGGCCCTTCGCCGGCGTGCCCTTCCTCGTGAAGGACCTGGATGGCTACCTGAAGGACGAGCCCTTCACGGCGGGCTGCCGGGCCCTGGTGGGTTTCGTGCCGGACCACGACGCGGAGCTCATCGCGCGCTACCGCCGCGCCGGGCTCAACTTCGTGGCCAAGACGAGCACCCCCGAGCTGGGCATCCTCGGCGTCACCGAGTCGGCGCTGCGAGGGCCGACGCGCAGCCCCTGGAATCCGGAGCACACGCCCGGGGGCTCCAGCGGAGGCTCGGCGGTGTGCGTGGCGGCGCGCGTGGTGCCCATGGCCCATGGCGGGGACGGCGGCGGCTCCATCCGCATTCCCGCGTCCGCTTGCGGCCTCTTCGGTCTCAAGCCGACGCGGGCGCGCAACCCCGTGGGTCCGGACTCCGGCGAGGGGTGGAACGGCTTCGTGCAGCAACACGTGCTCACGCGCAGCGTGCGGGACAGCGCCGCGATGCTCGACGTCACCCAGGGCACGGAGTCGGGCGCGCCCTATGTGGCGCCGCCGGTGGCCCGGCCCTTCCTCCAGGAGGTGGGTGTGCCTCCGGGCCGGTTGCGCATCGCCTTCTCCCCCCGCTCGCTGCTGGGCCGTGACGTGCACCCGGACTGCGTGGCCGCCGTGCAGGACGCGGTGAAGCTGTGCCAGGAACTGGGGCACGAGCTGGTCGAGGACGCGCCCGTGTTCCCCCGGGACGAGCTGGTGCGCTCCTACTTCATCGTCGTCTCGGCCAGCGTGGCCTACTTCCTCAAGGTCATCGGTGAGTACCGGCGCCGGCCGTTGGAGCCGGGGGACGTGGAGCCCGCCACCTGGGCGCTCGGGCAGCTCGGCAACATCCTCACCGCGGCCGAGTTCCAGGCGGCCCGGGAAGCCATCCACGCGGCCGGCCGCATCACCGCGGCCTTCCACTCGCGCTACGACGTCTTCCTGGACGCGACGCTCGCCTATCCGCCCTCGCGCGTGGGAGAGCTCGCGCTCAAGCCCCTGGAGCTCGCCGCGCTCACGGCCCTGCGCAAGCTGCCGCTCAAGCCGCTCTTCACGAAGCTCATCGACGAGCTGGGGGCCAATGCCCTGGAGCGTACGCCCAACACCCAGCTCTTCAACATGACGGGACAGCCCGCCATGTCGGTGCCGCTCTACTGGAACCCCGCGGGGTTGCCCATCGGCGTGCAGTTCGCCGCCCGCTTCGGCGACGAGGCCACGCTCATCCGCCTGGCCTCGCAGCTCGAGCAGGCCCGGCCCTGGAAGGATCGCCAGCCGCTCGTGAAGTCACGCGGCTGA
- a CDS encoding RNA polymerase factor sigma-32 — protein sequence MQASSLSSADTLSTYLADINQYPLLSVQEEQALARRFKQGDMAAGHKLVTSNLRFVVKVSYEYRSYGIKMSDLIQEANIGLMKAVQKFDADKGIRLISYAVWWIRAYIQNYILKNWSLVKLGTTQAQRRLFFSLARTRRELEKMGPGEGNIVDAEEIARKLNVKATEVREMEQRMGGRDLSLDAPVGEDGDATHMDFVESESVSQVDEVADRQEADLTRDRIRQALTRLDPRERFIIEHRVMGDSEMTLSELGEHFGFSRERARQLEIRAKDKLKAELASLMAEVGLDEAAASR from the coding sequence ATGCAAGCTTCCTCCCTCTCTTCCGCCGACACCCTCTCCACCTACCTGGCGGACATCAACCAGTACCCGCTGCTGTCCGTGCAGGAGGAGCAGGCGCTCGCGCGGCGCTTCAAGCAGGGCGACATGGCCGCGGGCCACAAGCTGGTGACGAGCAACCTGCGCTTCGTGGTGAAGGTCTCCTACGAGTACCGCTCCTACGGCATCAAGATGTCCGACCTCATCCAGGAGGCGAACATCGGCCTGATGAAGGCGGTGCAGAAGTTCGACGCGGACAAGGGCATCCGCCTCATCTCCTACGCGGTGTGGTGGATCCGCGCCTACATCCAGAACTACATCCTCAAGAACTGGAGCCTGGTGAAGCTGGGCACCACGCAGGCCCAGCGCCGGCTGTTCTTCTCGCTGGCGCGCACGCGCCGCGAGCTGGAGAAGATGGGCCCCGGCGAGGGCAACATCGTCGACGCGGAGGAGATCGCCCGCAAGCTCAACGTGAAGGCCACCGAGGTGCGCGAGATGGAGCAGCGCATGGGCGGCCGGGACTTGTCGCTGGACGCGCCGGTGGGCGAGGACGGCGACGCCACGCACATGGACTTCGTGGAGTCCGAGTCCGTCTCCCAGGTGGACGAGGTGGCCGACCGCCAGGAGGCCGATCTGACGCGCGATCGCATCCGTCAGGCGCTCACCCGGTTGGATCCGCGCGAGCGCTTCATCATCGAGCACCGGGTGATGGGCGACTCGGAGATGACGCTGAGCGAGCTGGGTGAGCACTTCGGCTTCTCGCGCGAGCGCGCGCGCCAGCTGGAGATCCGCGCCAAGGACAAGCTCAAGGCCGAGCTGGCCTCGCTCATGGCCGAGGTGGGTCTGGACGAGGCGGCGGCCAGCCGCTAA
- a CDS encoding PAS domain-containing protein, translating to MSNGSEPGTGSDSGSGGGLAPQSTLTPADFPYRDLFHSLVEELPDAIFIKDLQGRYLFINEVGARYLGRPVGEILGRKDAELMSPEEAQNTLEFDRQTLLAGRSLHAEVREVMAGVSREWLSTKGVIRREDGQVVGLFGIARDLSHDRRNEEARLRGEALFRAAASSNFDAFFLLRGEPEQLRLLRLNAHAERLLGGAAEDLEGHPLPDVPHAAFIAPRSLCDEVWRTGMPHDDEVEQALPGRGRRWFRRQLSAVGDCMAITVRDITEQRENQMRLRLNERMASIGMLAAGVAHEINNPLAFVSSNLSFIGGELRRMELPRDEARELMEALHEAREGAERMRLIVQSLRALSRGDPVNTHPLDLHEVLENSVHLAWSRLRSRGRLVRDYGELPQVLGNSVQLAQVFTNLLINAAHALPKQGGEIHLVTHMHGSSQAVVEVRDNGCGIAQENLERVFEPFFTTKPVGEGTGLGLSISHDIIRGLGGSMSVDSVVGQGSIFRVFLPVVDTGPLEKPPHEAALQQFA from the coding sequence ATGAGCAACGGAAGCGAACCGGGGACCGGGAGCGACTCCGGGTCCGGGGGAGGTCTCGCGCCCCAGTCGACCCTGACCCCAGCCGATTTCCCCTATCGCGACCTCTTCCACTCCCTCGTCGAGGAGCTGCCCGACGCGATCTTCATCAAGGATCTGCAGGGGCGCTACCTCTTCATCAATGAGGTGGGCGCGCGCTACCTGGGCAGGCCGGTGGGGGAGATCCTCGGCCGCAAGGACGCCGAGCTGATGTCGCCGGAGGAGGCCCAGAACACGCTCGAGTTCGATCGCCAGACCCTGCTGGCGGGACGCAGCCTGCACGCGGAGGTGCGCGAGGTGATGGCGGGCGTCTCGCGCGAATGGCTCTCCACGAAAGGCGTCATCCGCCGGGAGGATGGCCAGGTGGTGGGGCTGTTCGGCATCGCGCGCGACCTGTCGCACGACCGGCGCAACGAGGAGGCCCGGCTCCGCGGCGAGGCGCTCTTCCGCGCCGCGGCCAGCAGCAACTTCGATGCGTTCTTCCTCCTGCGGGGCGAGCCGGAGCAACTGCGGCTGTTGCGGCTCAACGCCCACGCCGAGCGGCTGCTGGGCGGGGCGGCGGAGGACCTGGAGGGCCATCCGCTCCCGGACGTGCCCCATGCGGCCTTCATCGCGCCGCGCTCGCTCTGTGACGAGGTCTGGCGCACGGGGATGCCTCACGATGACGAGGTGGAGCAGGCGCTGCCCGGCCGGGGGCGCCGCTGGTTCCGCCGGCAGTTGAGCGCCGTGGGGGACTGCATGGCCATCACGGTGCGCGACATCACCGAGCAGCGCGAGAACCAGATGCGCCTGCGGCTCAACGAGCGCATGGCCTCCATCGGGATGCTCGCCGCGGGCGTGGCGCACGAAATCAACAACCCGCTGGCCTTCGTCTCCAGCAACCTGAGCTTCATTGGGGGCGAGCTGCGCCGGATGGAACTGCCCCGGGACGAGGCGCGCGAGCTGATGGAGGCCCTCCATGAGGCGCGCGAGGGCGCCGAGCGCATGCGGCTCATCGTCCAGAGCCTGCGGGCGCTGTCCCGGGGCGATCCGGTGAACACCCACCCCTTGGACCTGCACGAGGTGCTGGAGAACTCGGTCCATCTGGCCTGGAGCCGGCTGCGCAGCCGGGGGCGGCTGGTGCGTGACTACGGCGAGCTGCCCCAGGTGCTGGGCAACTCCGTGCAGCTCGCGCAGGTCTTCACCAACCTGCTCATCAACGCCGCCCATGCGCTGCCCAAGCAGGGCGGGGAGATCCACCTGGTGACGCACATGCACGGCAGCTCCCAGGCGGTGGTGGAGGTGCGGGACAACGGCTGTGGCATCGCCCAGGAGAACCTCGAGCGCGTCTTCGAGCCGTTCTTCACCACCAAGCCGGTGGGTGAGGGCACGGGACTGGGCCTGTCCATCAGCCACGACATCATCCGCGGCCTCGGGGGCTCGATGTCCGTGGACAGCGTGGTGGGGCAGGGCAGCATCTTCCGGGTCTTCCTTCCCGTGGTGGACACGGGGCCCCTGGAGAAGCCCCCCCACGAGGCCGCGCTCCAACAGTTCGCGTAG
- a CDS encoding DUF6918 family protein, whose translation MASLTETLTNDTKKAAVIDDCCTLIDAEVADKGGISGLAIKAGYAAVKGIKPGFIKHAVEDLLPEFSKALDPLYQEAKTAGKPVAAHFTSNASRVAGALLAITDTKVSHSKSNLIKGTYEKLRGTAVKNVESAVPRLGALIAKHAG comes from the coding sequence ATGGCGTCACTGACCGAGACATTGACCAACGACACCAAGAAGGCGGCGGTCATCGACGACTGCTGCACGCTCATCGATGCCGAGGTCGCCGACAAGGGTGGCATCTCGGGGCTCGCCATCAAGGCGGGCTACGCGGCCGTGAAGGGCATCAAGCCCGGATTCATCAAGCATGCCGTCGAGGATCTGCTGCCCGAGTTCTCCAAGGCACTGGATCCTCTCTACCAGGAGGCCAAGACGGCCGGGAAGCCGGTCGCGGCGCACTTCACGTCGAACGCCTCGCGCGTGGCCGGGGCGTTGCTGGCCATCACCGACACGAAGGTCAGCCACTCGAAGAGCAACCTCATCAAGGGCACCTACGAGAAGCTGCGCGGGACGGCGGTGAAGAACGTGGAGTCCGCGGTGCCCCGCCTGGGCGCGCTCATCGCCAAACACGCGGGCTGA
- a CDS encoding putative metal-binding motif-containing protein has product MNRVVPALLLVLWGCGGERVALQALIQVDPQVLASCIALDVIRVDGTVLQTQKLARPLDRQELRVAIFQGALPQDIQLQARALWGAACEEPLLANGWSAPVTARFEPTVGAVSLRLGLPPPSLDADRDGFVSQTEGGPDCDDSRPQSRPGVQELCDGSADLNCDGLWGCDDSTCSRRACSRTASALVFTTPERQTLAGECSPRPVVVERRDVLGEPAVPNHAIALQLSASSSLEATFYADAACRSPLVPTIPARASSLSFYVRGTRATSGLLTASSELGEASLAHTVLPGTPTKLAFSAASDSSLAGECVPLTLERRDAYDNAAPGPRRTVSFSPAPSAQLALYSDAACGTRLSSATFPEGAVSLPLYFRGTRAGEASIVASTTGSADARYTRRVNAGPASKLSLGLPGQTVLAGSCSPQATVRTLDAFDNPTGPSSEVPVDLSATVGMGLSFHADAGCTTGLSTLTLSARVPSGSFYFKGRTGGSVDVTAATAGMTPVTRSQRVAPVVRRGTCTLSDRATSVTCPIDPSLGSRERSFLVFQATTNNERTDHSFVRCRLVSTSTLTCDRVGSQGIAHIQWQVVERSRGLRVQHLEQSCPNNNQELLTVNIPTSVRMESSFVLFSSSQAGSTTNANDFATVRLTSPQQVEIALEENCNGANYAVQVVELEGLSVSRGLTGATDAASVEAPVPPAEASRSVLTSTFRAEGNDDVICNRMVRGEIVDREVLRFSRGAGSTSCDSTRISGIAYERLTFPEGYGVQARNVSLDNNALSTTETLSDVDPTRTLLLSSSQVHGGQGAGETSYRGNDVPGAGTARFWLTSPTRLEVARDAPLDSARWTVYAVQFEP; this is encoded by the coding sequence ATGAACCGAGTCGTTCCGGCGCTCCTCCTCGTGCTCTGGGGTTGCGGTGGAGAGCGCGTCGCCCTGCAGGCCCTCATCCAGGTCGACCCCCAGGTGCTCGCGAGCTGCATCGCCCTGGATGTGATCCGGGTGGATGGCACGGTCCTCCAGACCCAGAAGCTGGCCCGCCCCCTGGATCGTCAGGAGTTGCGCGTGGCCATCTTCCAGGGGGCGCTGCCCCAGGACATCCAGCTCCAGGCGCGGGCGCTGTGGGGCGCCGCGTGTGAAGAGCCCCTGCTGGCCAACGGGTGGAGCGCGCCCGTCACCGCGCGCTTCGAGCCGACGGTGGGCGCCGTCTCGCTTCGCCTGGGACTGCCTCCACCGTCCCTGGACGCGGATCGCGACGGGTTCGTCTCCCAGACCGAGGGCGGTCCGGATTGCGATGACTCACGCCCCCAGAGCCGGCCCGGCGTCCAGGAACTCTGCGACGGGAGCGCGGATCTCAACTGCGATGGCCTGTGGGGCTGTGATGACAGCACGTGTTCGCGGCGGGCGTGCTCCCGGACCGCCAGCGCGCTCGTCTTCACCACTCCCGAGCGCCAGACCCTCGCGGGCGAGTGCTCGCCACGGCCCGTGGTCGTGGAGCGCCGGGACGTCCTGGGCGAGCCGGCGGTGCCGAATCACGCCATCGCCCTCCAACTGTCCGCCTCGTCGTCCCTCGAGGCCACGTTCTACGCGGATGCGGCGTGTCGCTCGCCCCTGGTCCCCACCATTCCCGCTCGGGCCAGCTCCCTGTCCTTTTACGTCCGGGGCACTCGCGCGACGAGCGGACTGCTGACCGCCTCCTCGGAGCTGGGGGAGGCCTCGCTGGCCCACACCGTCCTTCCGGGGACCCCAACGAAGCTCGCCTTCTCCGCCGCCTCGGACAGCAGCCTCGCCGGAGAATGCGTCCCCCTGACGCTCGAGCGGCGCGACGCGTACGACAACGCCGCCCCGGGTCCCCGGCGGACGGTCTCGTTCTCGCCCGCGCCCTCGGCGCAACTGGCGCTCTACTCGGACGCGGCTTGTGGCACGCGGCTGTCCTCGGCCACCTTCCCGGAGGGCGCGGTCTCGCTGCCGCTCTATTTCCGGGGGACCCGAGCCGGCGAGGCCTCGATCGTGGCCTCCACGACGGGGAGCGCCGATGCGCGGTACACGCGCCGGGTGAACGCGGGGCCTGCCTCGAAGCTGTCCCTGGGCCTTCCCGGGCAGACGGTGCTGGCCGGGAGCTGCTCGCCACAGGCCACGGTCCGCACCCTGGATGCCTTCGACAACCCCACGGGCCCTTCCTCCGAGGTCCCGGTCGATCTGTCCGCCACCGTGGGAATGGGGCTGAGCTTCCACGCGGATGCCGGATGCACGACGGGCCTCTCGACGCTCACCCTGTCTGCGCGCGTCCCCTCGGGGAGCTTCTATTTCAAGGGCAGGACGGGCGGCTCGGTCGACGTGACGGCGGCCACCGCGGGCATGACTCCCGTGACGCGATCCCAGCGCGTGGCGCCGGTGGTGCGGCGAGGCACGTGCACGCTGTCCGATAGGGCGACGAGCGTGACCTGCCCCATCGATCCTTCCCTGGGCAGTCGGGAACGGTCCTTCCTCGTCTTCCAGGCCACCACGAACAACGAAAGGACGGACCATTCCTTCGTCCGCTGCCGCCTGGTCAGCACCTCCACCCTGACGTGCGATCGCGTCGGCTCGCAGGGCATCGCCCACATCCAGTGGCAGGTGGTGGAACGCTCGCGCGGCCTGCGTGTCCAGCACCTGGAACAGTCGTGCCCCAACAACAACCAGGAGCTCCTGACCGTGAACATCCCCACGAGCGTGCGCATGGAGAGTTCCTTTGTCCTCTTCAGTTCCTCGCAAGCGGGGTCGACGACGAATGCCAATGACTTCGCGACGGTGCGGCTGACGAGCCCCCAGCAGGTGGAGATCGCCCTGGAAGAGAACTGCAATGGCGCGAACTACGCCGTACAGGTCGTGGAGCTCGAGGGCCTCTCGGTGAGCCGGGGTCTGACGGGGGCGACCGACGCCGCGTCCGTGGAGGCCCCTGTCCCCCCAGCGGAAGCGAGCCGCTCGGTATTGACGTCCACCTTCCGGGCGGAGGGCAACGACGACGTCATCTGCAACCGCATGGTTCGGGGAGAGATCGTCGACCGGGAGGTGTTGCGCTTTTCCCGTGGGGCGGGTTCCACGTCCTGCGACAGCACCCGGATCTCCGGGATTGCCTACGAGCGCCTCACGTTCCCCGAGGGCTACGGCGTCCAGGCGAGGAACGTGTCGCTCGACAACAACGCGCTCTCCACCACGGAGACCCTCTCCGACGTGGATCCAACCCGGACACTGCTGCTCTCCAGCAGCCAGGTGCATGGCGGACAGGGGGCGGGGGAGACGTCGTATCGCGGGAATGACGTCCCGGGGGCGGGGACCGCACGGTTCTGGCTGACCTCGCCCACGCGGCTGGAGGTCGCCCGGGACGCGCCCTTGGACAGCGCCCGATGGACCGTCTACGCCGTCCAGTTCGAGCCCTGA
- a CDS encoding type 1 glutamine amidotransferase domain-containing protein, whose amino-acid sequence MARIAFIVANDFEDSEFRVPFDEVKKAGHEAVIIGVEAGKQLKGKKGREVITTERSVKDVREEDFAALVIPGGYSPDHLRMNVPMVGFVRDFFKADKPIAAICHGPWMLVEADIADGRTVTSFSSIKTDLINAGARWVDREVVEDGGLITSRKPDDLKAFCTALLRQVSQGIAARLESPLAPEAASDQQPSVH is encoded by the coding sequence ATGGCACGCATCGCATTCATCGTGGCCAATGATTTCGAGGACTCGGAGTTCCGCGTCCCCTTCGACGAGGTGAAGAAGGCCGGCCACGAGGCGGTCATCATCGGCGTGGAGGCGGGCAAGCAGTTGAAGGGCAAGAAGGGCCGGGAGGTCATCACCACCGAGAGGTCGGTGAAGGACGTGCGGGAGGAGGACTTCGCGGCCCTGGTGATTCCGGGGGGCTACTCGCCGGACCATCTGCGCATGAACGTCCCCATGGTGGGTTTCGTGCGTGACTTCTTCAAGGCGGACAAGCCCATCGCGGCCATCTGCCATGGGCCGTGGATGCTGGTGGAGGCGGACATCGCGGATGGCCGCACGGTGACGTCCTTCTCCTCCATCAAGACGGACCTCATCAACGCGGGGGCGCGCTGGGTGGACCGCGAGGTGGTGGAGGACGGAGGACTCATCACGTCGCGCAAGCCGGATGACTTGAAGGCGTTCTGCACCGCGCTGCTGCGTCAGGTGAGCCAGGGCATCGCCGCGCGCCTCGAGTCTCCGCTGGCGCCCGAGGCCGCCTCGGATCAACAACCGTCCGTCCACTGA
- a CDS encoding imm11 family protein, translating into MERRFFRLAIDVYVPERWYLSDPTNTAGDEIDDIWQFADGRPVETQDRMLVPIFRPGKPIDIEFAGAGQTPIVSERVASVFRELAPRDVQLFPVEVEGETAPYYVLNVARELRCIDNAACIEVQLYTPEDGRPEQVGEYRAVSGLRIDKSKVGDARVFRLWGWHPPIIVDEEIKEALERTGIVGGLFDEV; encoded by the coding sequence ATGGAGCGCCGCTTTTTCCGTCTAGCTATCGATGTCTATGTGCCAGAGCGTTGGTATCTCTCGGATCCAACCAACACTGCGGGAGACGAGATCGACGACATCTGGCAGTTTGCCGACGGTCGCCCTGTAGAGACTCAAGATCGGATGCTTGTCCCCATTTTCCGGCCCGGCAAGCCGATTGACATTGAGTTTGCTGGAGCAGGGCAAACCCCCATCGTCAGTGAACGGGTCGCGTCCGTGTTCCGCGAGCTAGCGCCGCGCGATGTTCAACTCTTTCCTGTCGAGGTCGAGGGCGAAACTGCGCCGTACTATGTGCTTAACGTCGCTCGTGAACTCCGCTGTATCGACAACGCGGCATGTATAGAGGTTCAGCTCTACACGCCGGAGGACGGGCGGCCCGAGCAGGTAGGCGAGTACCGCGCCGTTTCCGGTTTGCGAATTGACAAGTCAAAGGTCGGTGACGCTCGCGTCTTCCGGCTATGGGGCTGGCATCCGCCGATCATCGTTGATGAAGAGATCAAGGAAGCGCTGGAGCGAACCGGCATTGTGGGCGGATTGTTCGACGAGGTGTGA
- a CDS encoding AHH domain-containing protein — protein MKACGIVALLMLATGCATTRVVNLDTGQGAPIVYTPIESDQVEISEEEFKRAVTQLVLDMELNVALNESERDDSRSLLASAEGIVDGAQGRTVPPSYERICQRQSDPGSCLSLLTGGFTLGPMERRMMALYFALDTVWEGVEEAIKDLTNPAALRAMISTMIGTALVMLVAPEPVTKFIAIALTASLIAYLGTGPVWHIGQAFLRLMDESRDAKKFSQLEGAGHRFGKVLGDNGARVLVVVALAALGGKNAMAAQAPKLPGAAQAALRAQAEGGFQLSAAYAGEVKAIAVPATGVLNITLAPTAVAAVAMGPGSGVQGDPDGPVHHICTDKNELSEISGGPWTPQFEKIFKLARMDLDDPANLIRIKGHKGPHPREYHQEVLDRITKATNRCKGPAQCRIALVAELSKIARDIMTEGSRLRNLLTKNAEG, from the coding sequence ATGAAGGCCTGCGGGATTGTTGCGCTACTCATGCTCGCGACAGGATGCGCGACGACGAGGGTTGTCAATCTCGACACTGGACAGGGAGCGCCGATTGTCTACACGCCGATCGAGTCCGATCAGGTCGAGATAAGCGAAGAGGAGTTCAAGCGCGCAGTCACGCAGCTCGTTCTCGACATGGAACTCAACGTCGCACTGAATGAGTCCGAGCGCGACGACTCACGCTCATTGCTTGCTTCTGCTGAGGGGATTGTTGACGGCGCACAAGGCCGCACGGTGCCCCCGTCGTATGAGCGGATTTGCCAGCGACAGAGCGATCCAGGTAGCTGCCTCAGCCTGCTCACAGGTGGGTTCACGCTGGGGCCAATGGAACGGCGAATGATGGCACTCTACTTCGCGCTCGATACGGTCTGGGAAGGCGTCGAGGAAGCGATAAAGGATTTGACGAATCCTGCCGCTCTCAGGGCGATGATCTCGACAATGATAGGGACTGCGCTCGTGATGCTTGTAGCACCCGAGCCAGTCACGAAGTTCATTGCGATTGCGCTGACGGCATCCTTGATCGCGTATCTCGGCACGGGGCCAGTGTGGCACATAGGGCAGGCGTTCCTGCGGCTCATGGACGAATCAAGGGACGCGAAGAAATTCTCCCAACTGGAGGGCGCGGGGCATCGCTTCGGAAAGGTTCTCGGCGACAACGGGGCTCGCGTTCTGGTGGTCGTCGCGTTGGCAGCGCTTGGCGGAAAAAACGCCATGGCGGCGCAAGCTCCCAAGCTGCCGGGCGCGGCGCAGGCTGCGTTGAGGGCGCAGGCCGAAGGTGGGTTCCAACTATCCGCGGCTTACGCTGGCGAGGTGAAAGCGATTGCTGTCCCGGCAACCGGGGTGCTGAACATAACACTCGCGCCGACTGCTGTTGCGGCGGTTGCTATGGGACCTGGGAGCGGTGTTCAGGGCGATCCCGATGGTCCCGTTCACCACATCTGCACGGACAAGAACGAACTCTCTGAGATATCGGGCGGTCCTTGGACGCCGCAGTTTGAGAAGATTTTCAAGTTGGCCCGCATGGACCTCGACGACCCTGCAAACTTGATCCGCATCAAGGGGCATAAAGGGCCGCACCCTCGCGAGTATCATCAAGAGGTGCTCGACCGTATCACCAAAGCAACGAATAGATGCAAGGGCCCCGCGCAGTGTAGGATCGCATTGGTGGCGGAACTTTCCAAGATCGCGCGAGATATCATGACTGAGGGTTCAAGGCTGCGAAACCTCCTTACGAAGAACGCTGAGGGATAG
- a CDS encoding nucleotidyltransferase domain-containing protein, which yields MTGIDSEVPPLAREWAARFAHFEQVRAVALGGSWVTGSADPLSDLDVIVYASPPPPAEARSALILPTARRAEIDNTFFGTGDEWIDQSGQGVDAAYWSPEWMEDQLERVLVRFEASLGYTTSFWHTLRNSRVLFDRTGWLTRLQEQARMPYPEPLRRAIVEKNQPVLRRKMASYLEQIELALHRADLVSVQHRVTAVLASYFDILFAVNRVPHPGEKRLLAHAKRICPKRPPELEAQMELVIRTVGRPGQELLPNLHALLDGLDTLLESEGLLPGGNVR from the coding sequence ATGACAGGAATTGATTCGGAGGTTCCCCCGCTGGCGCGTGAGTGGGCGGCGCGCTTCGCCCACTTCGAGCAGGTGCGGGCGGTGGCGCTCGGTGGCTCCTGGGTGACGGGGTCCGCCGATCCGCTCTCGGACCTGGACGTGATCGTCTACGCGAGCCCTCCGCCTCCCGCCGAGGCACGGAGCGCCCTCATCCTGCCCACCGCGCGGCGGGCCGAGATCGACAACACGTTCTTCGGCACCGGCGACGAGTGGATCGACCAGAGCGGCCAGGGCGTGGACGCGGCCTACTGGAGCCCGGAGTGGATGGAGGATCAGCTGGAACGTGTCCTCGTGCGCTTCGAGGCGTCGCTCGGCTACACCACCAGCTTCTGGCACACGCTGAGGAACTCACGCGTGCTCTTCGACCGGACGGGCTGGCTCACGCGACTCCAGGAGCAAGCGCGGATGCCCTACCCGGAGCCCCTGCGCCGGGCCATCGTGGAGAAGAACCAGCCGGTGCTGCGGCGGAAGATGGCGTCGTACCTGGAGCAGATTGAACTCGCGCTGCACCGGGCGGACCTGGTGAGCGTGCAACACCGGGTGACGGCGGTGCTGGCGAGCTACTTCGACATCCTGTTCGCGGTGAACCGCGTCCCGCACCCGGGCGAGAAGCGGCTGCTGGCGCACGCGAAGCGGATATGCCCGAAGCGTCCACCCGAGCTGGAGGCCCAGATGGAACTGGTGATTCGCACGGTGGGTCGGCCCGGACAGGAACTGCTGCCCAACCTCCATGCGCTGCTGGATGGGTTGGACACGTTGCTGGAGTCCGAGGGGTTGTTACCGGGCGGCAATGTACGCTAA